The following are encoded together in the Plasmodium knowlesi strain H genome assembly, chromosome: 8 genome:
- a CDS encoding histone H2A.Z, putative, protein MEVPGKVIGGKVGGKVGGKVLGLGKGGKGKTGSGKTKKAPLSRASRAGLQFPVGRVHRMLKTRISSDGRVGSTAAVYAAAILEYLTAEVLELAGNATKDLKVKRITPRHLQLAIRGDEELDTLIKATIAGGGVIPHIHKALMNKVPVPPTQAKKPKKN, encoded by the exons ATGGAAGTTCCAGGAAAAGTGATTGGTGGCAAAGTTGGAGGAAAGGTGGGAGGTAAAGTCCTTGGTcttggaaaaggaggaaagggaaaaacag GTTCTGGTAAAACCAAGAAGGCACCACTGTCCCGAGCATCGCGAGCAGGTTTACAATTCCCAGTAGGAAGAGTCCACAGGATGCTAAAAACGAGAATTTCTTCCGACGGAAGAGTTGGATCAACTGCAGCTGTTTACGCAGCGGCAATTTTGGAATACCTCACTGCCGAAGTTTTAGAATTAGCAGGAAATGCAACCAAGGATTTGAAAGTGAAGAGAATTACGCCCAGACATTTGCAGCTAGCCATTcgag GTGACGAAGAGTTGGATACACTTATAAAGGCAACTATTGCTGGAGGTGGTGTCATTCCACACATTCACAAGGCCTTGATGAACAAAGTACCAGTGCCACCCACCCAGGCTAAGAAACCAAAGAAAAACTAG
- a CDS encoding signal peptidase complex subunit 2, putative: protein MPKAQVDDDNRGSTYLVTNLYSEQELKKVAQDYISEKIRDQNFSENIQYSNIRIFLSLLLISIGSYCTIFVQYKKEPLLMIKLLIAFFIVSTILFFWEIVFFEDIFMILRTNNGGVVKLFFELDIQKSALVLTYKMNKQKHSTSFELRKLFNEDGFLVQNYADAMLKQFISNHGKIFKLCDNKKKA, encoded by the exons ATGCCGAAAGCCCAAGTGGACGATGATAATAGGGGTAGCACAT ACCTCGTCACCAACCTGTACAGCGAACAAGAGCTGAAAAAAGTTGCGCAGGACTACATAAGCGAA aAAATAAGGGACCAAAATTTTTCAGAGAATATCCAGTACTCTAACATTCGAATTTTTCTAAGTTTGCTTCTCATATCGATTG GATCCTACTGCACCATCTTCGTGCAGTACAAAAAGGAACCGTTGCTTATGATAAAATTGCTC ATCGCCTTCTTCATCGTCTCGACAATTCTCTTCTTTTGGGAGATTGTCTTTTTCGAAGACATCTTCATGATTTTGAGGACCAACAAT GGCGGAGTTGTGAAGCTGTTCTTCGAGCTGGACATCCAGAAGAGCGCCCTCGTATTAA CCTACAAGATGAATAAACAAAAGCATAGCACATCGTTTGAGCTTCGCAAGCTGTTCAACGAAGATGG ATTCCTCGTCCAGAATTACGCAGACGCCATGTTGAAGCAGTTCATTTCAAATCACGGGAAGATTTTCAAACTCTGTgataataagaaaaaggcCTGA
- a CDS encoding ATP-dependent RNA helicase DDX6, putative: protein MSYRPNCATPNVLNNSNENNLNKIDDNTNAPFDENWKKRILEPLKDHRYRTEDVTKTKGNEFEDYFLKRELLMGIFEKGYEKPSPIQEESIPVALAGKNILARAKNGTGKTAAFAIPLLEKCNTHKNFIQGLILVPTRELALQTSAMIKELGKHMKIQCMVTTGGTSLREDIMRLYNVVHILCGTPGRILDLANKDVANLSGCHIMVMDEADKLLSPEFQPIVEELMKFLPKEKQILMYSATFPVTVKEFRQIYLSDAHEINLMDELTLKGITQYYAFVKERQKVHCLNTLFAKLQINQAIIFCNSITRVELLAKKITELGYSSFYIHARMSQTHRNRVFHDFRNGACRCLVSSDLFTRGIDIQSVNVVINFDFPKNSETYLHRIGRSGRYGHLGLAINLITYEDRFNLYKIELELGTEIQPIPNEIDPSLYT from the exons ATGAGCTATAGACCCAACTGCGCCACTCCAAACGTTTTGAATAAttcaaatgaaaataatttaaacaaaatagaCGACAATACAAATGCTCCTTTTGACGAAAACTGGAAGAAGAGAATTCTGGAACCACTAAAAGACCACCGATATAGAACCGAAGATGTTACTAAAACCAAGGGCAATGAATTCGAAGattactttttaaaaagggagcTTCTTATGGGCATATTTGAGAAGGGCTATGAGAAGCCGTCCCCTATTCAAGAGGAAAGCATCCCCGTGGCACTTGCCGGCAAGAATATTCTGGCGCGGGCCAAAAATGGCACAGGGAAGACGGCGGCCTTTGCAATTCCTCTCCTGGAGAAGTGCAACACACATAAGAATTTCATCCAAG GACTCATCCTGGTGCCGACGCGAGAACTCGCCCTGCAGACCTCAGCCATGATCAAGGAGCTAGGGAAGCACATGAAGATTCAGTGCATGGTCACCACAGGAGGAACGTCGCTCCGAGAAGACATCATGCGACTGTACAATGTCGTGCACATCCTATGTGGAACTCCAGGTAGAATACTCGACCTGGCAAACAAAGATGTAGCGAACCTATCGGGGTGTCACATAATGGTTATGGATGAAGCAGATAAATTATTATCTCCAGAGTTCCAGCCGATCGTTGAAGAATTAATGAAATTTTTGCCCAAAGAGAAACAAATATTAATGTACTCGGCTACCTTCCCTGTCACGGTAAAGGAGTTTAGACAGATCTACCTCTCAGATGCTCACGAAATAAACCTTATGGATGAGCTAACTTTGAAAGGAATTACCCAGTACTATGCCTttgtaaaggaaagacaaaaGGTACATTGTTTGAATACGCTTTTTGCAAAGCTGCAAATAAATCAAGCCATTATTTTCTGCAACAGCATAACTAGAGTAGAGTTACTAGCCAAGAAAATCACAGAATTAGGTTACAGCTCTTTCTACATACATGCAAGAATGTCACAAACTCATCGAAACCGAGTATTTCATGACTTTCGCAATGGAGCTTGTAGGTGCTTAGTTTCTTCCGATTTATTTACAAGGGGTATAGATATACAGTCTGTTAATGTTGTTATAAATTTTGATTTTCCCAAGAATTCAGAAACGTACCTTCATAGAATTGGTCGATCTGGGAGATATGGTCACCTGGGGTTAGCAATTAACTTGATTACCTATGAGGACCGTTTCAATTTGTACAAAATTGAGTTGGAGCTCGGTACCGAGATTCAGCCAATTCCGAACGAAATCGACCCCTCCCTCTACACCTAA
- a CDS encoding nicotinamidase, putative → MKCFLIVDAQNDFLPTGSFNSRDDYMDTLNKINAIRLRLHNCTEKDLLKLSNCKHLMKYQPDKLLKENIVQYHQCNNDIDDDEREGDILIFPTDHRVMTCLSNRLSASNICSDLHKQTAQGTANGVERIPNNNNNGFSHTKEGTSHNGTHMHNHHPDESHQKNVETNDVETNNLARRNRSKESTNSENAKFALNILSVDYHPPCHISFAETHRILFEQIKRNKGTKNSSAEINIDRVTELSSHAQVNSSVASEEEAEGAHAEEAECDDEGTPSLDHTNEADGGEVQEPPQADLLQSAFLKKNKIFNLTDVMKNIQKIKSTRYIYKNVNSVSDIKEYSKLNFLNEWIDVWPIHCVRNTPGCKVHPNLIRHINDIVIKKADTENHDSHTIFENSEINQKILNLLKKQNIKSVYICGFIFEYCVKETALSFFNLGFDTYIVEDATAYLFGREEDKDNLKKKGIKFVNSSTMFA, encoded by the coding sequence ATGAAGTGCTTCTTGATAGTAGATGCTCAGAACGACTTCCTCCCTACGGGGTCGTTCAACTCCCGGGACGATTACATGGACACCCTGAACAAAATTAACGCCATAAGACTAAGGCTACACAACTGCACGGAAAAGGATCTACTGAAATTGAGCAACTGCAAGCACTTGATGAAGTACCAACCGGATAAGTTgctaaaggaaaatatcgTCCAGTATCACCAGTGCAACAATGATATTGATGATGacgaaagggaaggggacaTCCTTATCTTTCCAACGGACCATAGGGTGATGACCTGTTTATCCAATCGATTGAGCGCCTCAAACATTTGCAGTGATTTGCATAAGCAAACTGCACAGGGCACAGCGAACGGCGTGGAGCGCATACctaataacaataataacgGTTTCTCCCACACGAAGGAAGGCACATCACACAACGGCACGCATATGCATAATCACCACCCTGATGAAAGTCACCAGAAAAATGTGGAGACAAACGATGTGGAGACAAACAACCTGGCACGAAGAAATAGAAGCAAAGAAAGCACCAACtcagaaaatgcaaaatttgCGCTGAACATATTATCGGTTGATTACCACCCGCCCTGTCATATTTCCTTTGCGGAAACTCATAGGATTTTGTTTGAGCagataaaaaggaacaaaggcACCAAAAACAGTAGCGCGGAGATAAATATAGATCGGGTAACCGAATTATCGTCCCACGCCCAAGTCAATAGTTCAGTAGCCTCTGAGGAGGAAGCGGAAGGCGCGCACGCTGAGGAGGCTGAATGCGATGACGAAGGCACGCCTTCCCTTGATCATACTAATGAAGCTGATGGAGGAGAGGTCCAAGAACCTCCACAGGCAGACCTCCTCCAATCTGctttcctaaaaaaaaataaaattttcaatcTAACCGATGTGATGAAGAACATACAAAAAATCAAGTCCACCAGGTACATCtacaaaaatgttaattCCGTTAGTGATATAAAAGAATACAGCAAGCTAAACTTTCTAAATGAGTGGATAGATGTGTGGCCAATCCACTGTGTCCGGAACACCCCTGGGTGCAAAGTACACCCGAATCTTATTAGACACATCAACGACATTGTTATTAAGAAGGCCGACACAGAAAACCACGATAGTCACACTATTTTCGAAAATAGTGAGATAAACCAGAAGATTTTAAATCTTCTGAAAAAGCAGAACATAAAGTCAGTCTACATCTGCGGGTTCATATTTGAATATTGCGTAAAGGAAACtgctttgtctttttttaatttggggTTTGACACCTACATCGTGGAGGACGCAACGGCATACTTGTTTGGACGCGAGGAAGATAAGGataatttgaagaagaagggtATCAAGTTTGTCAATTCCTCCACCATGTTCGCTTAA